A single window of Mycosarcoma maydis chromosome 1, whole genome shotgun sequence DNA harbors:
- a CDS encoding uncharacterized protein (related to Pre-mRNA-splicing factor RBM22) — translation MSSLTEDLETPILCESCLGPNPYIRMTKDPRGKSCKVCTRPFTVFRWNPGAGSRFKKTEICATCAKVKNVCQTCILDLQYGLPVQVRDAALGIKSDAGPTSSDKAKAYFADTMEKQLEATVGSSSRAGQELVRKAARREIDYKRDRPVQSQKLCSAFARGRCERGDSCPFKHQLPTDDQLPGLQPSSNINYPYSPTSSSPSKQAVAKILTSSTSSVGLPPPSDASVRSLFISNLPPEHLEEPSIRQFFLDLAPPLQAQDIKSITLVRASNCAFVNFATRDHAELAARRCEPKMRLGDKEIRLMWGRSRPVKRNEENECKKAEVE, via the coding sequence ATGTCGTCCTTGACGGAGGACCTCGAAACGCCAATCTTGTGCGAATCATGTCTCGGACCGAACCCATACATCCGGATGACCAAGGACCCGCGCGGCAAGAGCTGCAAAGTTTGCACACGGCCCTTTACCGTCTTCCGCTGGAATCCTGGAGCTGGCTCTCGATTCAAAAAGACTGAAATCTGCGCCACCTGTGCCAAAGTCAAGAACGTTTGTCAAACGTGCATCCTTGATTTGCAGTATGGTTTGCCAGTGCAAGTACGAGATGCTGCGTTGGGGATCAAGTCCGATGCTGggccgacgagctcggatAAAGCCAAAGCGTACTTTGCGGATACGATGGaaaagcagctcgaagccaCCGTGGGGTCGTCGAGTAGAGCAGGGCAGGAGTTGGTGCGGAAAGCGGCAAGGAGGGAGATTGATTATAAGCGAGACCGACCGGTACAGTCGCAAAAGTTGTGTTCTGCATTCGCAAGGGGCAGATGTGAAAGAGGAGATTCATGCCCTTTCAAACACCAACTTCCCACAGACGACCAGTTACCCGGATTGCAACCGTCTTCGAACATCAACTATCCCTATTCTCCGACATCATCATCTCCATCAAAACAAGCAGTAGCGAAAATCCTCACCAGCTCAACCTCATCTGTCGGTCTTCCTCCGCCATCAGACGCAAGCGTCCGATCCCTCTTCATCTCCAACTTACCTCCGGAGCATCTCGAAGAACCGAGCATACGCCAAttcttcctcgacctcgcACCGCCACTCCAAGCGCAGGATATCAAGTCTATCACCCTGGTGCGTGCCTCCAACTGCGCTTTTGTCAACTTCGCCACCAGAGACCATGCAGAGTTGGCCGCGCGCCGGTGCGAGCCCAAGATGCGGCTGGGAGATAAAGAGATCAGATTGATGTGGGGGAGGAGCAGGCCTGTCAAGAGGAACGAAGAGAACGAGTGCAAGAAAGCGGAGGTAGAATAG
- a CDS encoding putative urate oxidase (uricase): MSGKASSSNVRLASASYGKDLVRIFRIVRDSKDPSSHRVAEYTVRCLLHGESLTPSYTEADNSPVVATDTVKNTLNYLAKVLPAEDVLCPERYALNVVNHFLTTYSHIEKTEVDLIQHKWTRIVLDQKDGGAHKHSFVRDGEEKRTVRALGERSGSEINVTTLEGGIKGLLVLKSSGSAFYGFHRDSFTTLKEVHDRIFSTEVECSYSIGLPSGGLTAVLKNPSSLPQFCDIHSSVKSHVLRVFALDDSASVQATMYRMGEAILGDATNKTVKDVSFALPNKHYIPIDLGFKGLSNLDEKNAEVFLPTAHPSGYIKAKIARLSAAKL, from the coding sequence ATGTCTGGCAAAgcttcctcctccaacGTCCGCCTTGCCTCGGCCTCATACGGAAAGGACCTCGTTCGCATCTTCCGCATCGTGCGCGATTCCAAGGATCCATCTTCGCACCGTGTTGCCGAGTACACGGTTCGATGTCTGCTCCACGGCGAAAGCCTCACGCCATCGTACACGGAAGCCGACAACTCGCCCGTCGTCGCTACCGACACCGTCAAGAACACTCTTAACTACCTCGCCAAGGTGCTTCCGGCCGAAGACGTGCTTTGCCCCGAACGATACGCGCTCAACGTGGTCAACCACTTCCTCACGACCTACTCGCACATTGAAAAGACCGAGGTGGACCTCATCCAGCACAAGTGGACGCGTATTGTCTTGGATCAGAAAGACGGTGGTGCTCACAAGCACAGCTTTGTTCGTGATGGCGAAGAGAAGCGCACCGTGCGAGCCTTGGGTGAGCGATCGGGCAGCGAGATCAACGTGACGACGCTCGAGGGTGGCATTAAGGGCCTGCTTGTGCTAAAGAGCAGCGGCAGTGCTTTCTACGGCTTCCACAGAGACAGCTTCACCACGCTCAAGGAGGTGCACGACCGCATTTTCTCTACCGAGGTCGAGTGCTCTTACTCGATTGGATTGCCAAGCGGCGGACTCACTGCCGTGCTCAAGAACCCCTCATCGCTGCCACAGTTCTGCGACATCCACTCTTCCGTCAAGTCACACGTGCTGCGCGTGTTTGCGCTCGATGACTCGGCCAGTGTCCAGGCTACTATGTACCGCATGGGCGAGGCCATCCTTGGCGACGCCACCAACAAGACAGTCAAGGACGTCTCGTTTGCACTGCCCAACAAGCACTACATTCCCATCGACCTTGGCTTCAAGGGTCTCAGCAACCTTGACGAGAAGAACGCCGAGGTGTTCCTCCCCACCGCGCATCCAAGCGGTTAcatcaaggccaagatcgctCGCTTGTCTGCTGCTAAGCTCTGA
- a CDS encoding uncharacterized protein (related to SIP2 - subunit of the Snf1 serine/threonine protein kinase complex), with amino-acid sequence MGNANSTSFKGADGAAAASADNTIDSTFKRQYSHQTGHVQGNGVAAVHPSSTAARQTSDRLSSGSRLGRTASFFGRASSHDGATAPQSTRSRSGSLTGFLVTQRRGSTTAASVAGDVYAAVKEGNEPTSGSVPSASSSSLSASNQPNSFAQYEISNSASGSSIETAIRANPRTRRLTEGLTLPQSPGGFDPRHYVSPHPSPSVATQAHYAAGLPSHHANVVVSSGLRVSSTGIDADAMPASTFRGSEPQQVPSTAARAPSRHPLFGLGGTSLFPNVGTSIGTNPAASPPIGGSSPVLSSQPLSMGDAADESETSQRLPTALPSYLKIPTAIPSSHVSPSSPPTSIYSQHSDRFRTPSERHRSPSPSLMLPLDDARPAHMVAGAGAAAAVLNTEDVVIPPGDASKASSPIDGRDGFFETFKEGSKQRTGPDEISIDEARAADIDVTDLTSNPANTNPGSVAKLPSLDVAALTDDTERASRAPQRTSQASAEAADIAPVRSSREPTPTPSDRGARALTPTRTGAPSGLRSLSPVATSSGPPTQPISVKRSHVDVQTGGESGFNTPLLPPGLTSAPPSASVPGVTPLSQVSSPATVSDRPCPSGPPRTPSATGNASQPTTPVSAKPGTGAGPHHAQAQAQTGQQQPPLMPIVLTWRAGGREVFVTGTFANEWRSKILLHKSKRDHTCVLHLPPGTHRLKFIVDDRWRVSRDLPTATDGDGNLVNYVEIPNVGPAHPGPLSAPGEDLPGADADSGRSERNSKIESKKTTMNLIEEARRAEAMRLGLDDLFDDDGNDQEETWTSEIPAALIEAQEAEEAQREAEESGRSATHAQHGSDGNGTPLPHPPALPRQLEKVILNSSPANPSNGTSTGSTVDDNSILPAPNHVVLNHLTASSIKGGVLAVGTTTRYKRKYVTTVYYRPVQV; translated from the coding sequence ATGGGAAATGCAAATTCCACCTCTTTCAAGGGTGCCGATggtgcggctgcagcttctgcaGACAATACGATTGATTCCACATTCAAGCGACAATACAGTCATCAAACCGGACACGTTCAAGGCAACGGTGTCGCAGCAGTACACCCTTCCTCCACAGCTGCGCGGCAGACGTCCGATCGGCTATCTTCAGGCTCGAGACTAGGCAGGACTGCTTCCTTTTTCGGACGTGCCAGCAGCCACGATGGTGCTACTGCTCCCCAATCCACCCGTTCACGCAGCGGAAGCCTCACCGGGTTCCTGGTCACACAAAGAAGAGGCTCTACCACAGCCGCTTCTGTGGCCGGGGATGTGTATGCTGCCGTCAAGGAAGGCAACGAGCCGACATCAGGTTCTGTGCCTtctgcatcctcttcgtctcTGTCAGCGTCAAATCAGCCCAATTCTTTTGCCCAATACGAGATATCTAATTCTGCTTCTGGCTCCAGCATCGAAACGGCGATTCGAGCAAACCCGCGCACCCGCCGCCTCACCGAAGGTCTCACTCTCCCCCAATCGCCAGGAGGCTTCGATCCTCGTCACTACGTATCGCCGCATCCAAGTCCATCCGTCGCAACACAAGCCCACTATGCCGCAGGCCTTCCCAGCCATCACGCGAATGTAGTCGTTTCGAGCGGTCTGCGAGTTTCTTCAACAggcatcgacgctgacgcCATGCCTGCCTCCACCTTCAGAGGATCTGAACCTCAGCAGGTGCCTAGTACAGCCGCTCGAGCTCcatctcgccatcctcttTTTGGTCTGGGCGGAACCAGCCTCTTTCCCAACGTCGGCACCAGCATCGGTACCAACCCAGCCGCATCCCCACCCATCGGTGGCTCGAGTCCAGTGCTCTCCTCACAGCCGCTCAGCATGGGtgatgctgccgacgagTCAGAGACCTCTCAGCGCCTGCCAACTGCACTCCCATCCTACCTCAAGATTCCAACTGCCATCCCCAGCTCTCATGTCTCCCCTAGCTCTCCGCCCACTAGCATCTACTCGCAGCATTCGGATCGCTTTCGTACACCTTCTGAACGCCATCGTTCGCCTTCGCCATCTCTCATGCTTCCTCTCGACGACGCGCGCCCTGCCCACATGGTTGCAGGCgcaggtgctgcagctgcagtgCTCAACACCGAGGACGTCGTCATCCCCCCAGGCGAtgcaagcaaagcaagtTCACCCATCGATGGACGAGACGGCTTCTTTGAAACGTTCAAGGAAGGCTCCAAGCAACGGACCGGCCCTGATGAAATCAGTATCGATGAGGCACGGGCTGCAGATATCGATGTCACGGATCTGACCAGCAATCCAGCCAACACCAACCCTGGCAGCGTAGCGAAATTGCCGTCTCTCGATGTAGCTGCTCTGACGGACGATACGGAGCGGGCGTCAAGGGCACCCCAACGCACTTCTCAAGCCTCAGCTGAAGCTGCCGATATTGCTCCTGTGAGGTCTTCGCGCGAACCTACTCCAACGCCCTCGGACCGCGGTGCGCGCGCATtgacgccgacgaggaCAGGCGCGCCGAGCGGCCTGCGTTCTCTCTCACCAGTTGCTACTTCCAGCGGGCCCCCTACCCAGCCCATCTCTGTCAAGCGTTCCCATGTCGATGTGCAAACAGGCGGCGAGAGCGGCTTCAACACCCCTCTGCTACCTCCAGGTCTCACATCGGCTCCACCAAGTGCGTCCGTCCCTGGTGTCACTCCGCTCTCTCAAGTGTCCTCACCAGCTACAGTATCCGATCGTCCTTGCCCATCAGGCCCTCCGCGTACACCGTCTGCGACTGGTAACGCCAGCCAACCTACCACTCCAGTCAGTGCAAAGCCTGGTACAGGTGCAGGTCCGCATCATGCTCAGGCTCAGGCTCAGACAGGTCAGCAACAGCCTCCTTTGATGCCCATCGTGCTGACATGGCGTGCCGGTGGCCGCGAAGTCTTCGTCACCGGCACATTTGCCAATGAGTGGAGATCCAAGATCCTCCTGCACAAATCCAAGCGTGATCACACGTGCGTGCTTCATCTGCCACCCGGCACTCATCGTCTTAAGTTTATTGTAGACGATCGATGGCGTGTCTCGCGCGACTTGCCTACAGCGACAGATGGAGATGGCAATTTGGTCAACTATGTCGAGATACCCAACGTTGGGCCTGCCCATCCCGGCCCGCTTAGCGCACCTGGTGAAGACCTGCCCGgcgccgacgccgacaGCGGTCGTAGCGAGCGCAACTCGAAGATCGAGTCCAAGAAGACGACCATGAACCTGATCGAGGAGGCCAGGAGGGCAGAGGCCATGCGTCTTGGACTTGATGATCTCttcgatgacgatggcaaCGATCAGGAAGAGACGTGGACATCCGAGATCCCTGCCGCTCTGATCGAAGCACAAGAAGCCGAAGAGGCGCAGCGTGAGGCGGAAGAGAGCGGTCGGTCTGCCACCCACGCACAGCATGGAAGTGATGGGAACGGTACTCCGCTGCCGCATCCGCCTGCATTGCCGCGACAACTCGAAAAGGTAATTTTGAATTCATCACCTGCCAATCCGAGCAATGGCACTAGCACGGGAAGCACTGTCGACGACAACAGTATTCTGCCTGCTCCCAACCACGTCGTCCTCAACCACCTCACCGCTAGCAGCATCAAGGGCGGTGTCTTGGCGGTAGGCACCACTACCAGATACAAAAGGAAATATGTCACGACTGTATACTACCGTCCCGTACAGGTCTGA
- a CDS encoding putative NEDD4 family E3 ubiquitin-protein ligase, giving the protein MVNPRAPGSLSRKIRITVVAADGLAKRDVFRLPDPFAIVTVDGEQTHSTSVIKKTLNPYWNDSFDVNVTDSSVIAVQIFDQKKFKKRDQGFLGVINIRVADVLDLELGGKRLLNKELKKSNDNLVVHGKLIIDLNTNVSTPINNNSTAGPTNLLVPGTSNASSASLATPSSSSVTRSDAPPNTSGSGAIAAAATAASTASTNGDTSSRPASTIDTASSSASVTVPSSAATTPSAGVNNEARSSAAPTSTASRPNPSQDTRSDEYGPLPAGWERRTDHLGRTYYVDHNTRSTTWTRPSTNPSANDAAAASSSAADRQRHSNRALADDFLGVNDGDTSRSSATGSTATSPGAAAASANPLPASSSTTAGNGPLPAGWEQRHTPEGRPYFVDHNTRTTTWVDPRRQQILRIMGPNGSNLTVQPQSVSQLGPLPSGWEMRLTSTARVYFVDHNTKTTTWDDPRLPSSLDQNVPQYKRDFRRKLIYFRSQPALRPIPGQCHIKVRRTHIFEDSYAEIMRQQPNDLKKRLMIKFDGEDGLDYGGLSREFFFLLSHEMFNPFYCLFEYSAHDNYTLQINPHSGINPEHLNYFKFIGRVLGLAIFHRRFLDAYFIVSFYKMILKKKITLSDLESVDADYHRSLQWMLDNSIEGIVEETFTAVEDKFGEMVTVELKKGGEEVEVTDENKKEYVDLMTEWRISKRVEEQFKAFISGFTELIPQDLINVFDERELELLIGGMSEIDVDDWKKFTDYRGFTEQDQVVQWFWQCVRAWPTEKKSRLLQFATGTSRIPVNGFKDLQGSDGPRRFTIEKSGDVNQLPKSHTCFNRIDLPPYPSFETLESKLALAIEEGMGFGNE; this is encoded by the coding sequence ATGGTGAATCCTCGAGCTCCCGGCAGTCTCTCGAGAAAGATCCGCATCACTGTGGTCGCCGCTGATGGCCTGGCCAAGCGTGATGTCTTTCGCCTTCCCGATCCTTTTGCCATTGTCACTGTGGACGGAGAGCAGACACATTCGACATCGGTAATCaaaaagacgctcaacccGTATTGGAACGACAGCTTCGATGTCAACGTCACCGACTCTTCCGTCATTGCTGTTCAAATCTTTGACCAGAAGAAGTTTAAGAAGCGCGACCAAGGCTTCCTCGGCGTCATCAATATCCGCGTCGCCGAcgttcttgatctcgagcttggcggAAAGCGCTTACTGAACAAGGAGCTCAAAAAGTCCAACGACAACCTTGTCGTTCACGGCAAGCTCATTATCGACCTCAACACCAACGTCTCGACGCCCATCAACAACAACTCGACCGCTGGTCCCACCAATCTTCTCGTTCCGGGCACGTCCAACgcctcctcggcctcgcTTGCCACGCCATCTTCCTCCAGTGTAACTCGCTCGGATGCTCCTCCGAACACCTCTGGCAGCGGTGCGatcgctgccgctgcaACTGCCGCCTCGACCGCCTCGACCAACGGCGATACTTCGAGCAGACCCGCATCCACCATCGATACTGCGTCCTCTTCTGCTAGTGTAACTGTTCCCTCTTCCGCTGCCACCACGCCCTCGGCTGGCGTCAACAACGAAGCAAGGTCGTCTGCAGCGCCCACATCCACTGCGTCGCGCCCCAACCCCTCGCAGGATACCCGCTCTGACGAGTATGGACCGCTTCCAGCTGGCTGGGAGAGGAGAACCGATCACCTCGGCCGCACGTACTATGTTGACCACAACACACGCTCGACCACATGGACGAGGCCTTCGACTAACCCGAGTGCcaacgatgctgctgctgctagctCGTCAGCAGCTGATCGCCAGAGACACAGCAACCGAGCGTTAGCCGACGACTTCCTCGGTGTCAACGATGGCGACACATCGCGCTCCTCAGCTACTGGCTCAACCGCTACCAGCCccggcgctgctgctgcctcggccAATCCTTTGCccgcgagctcgagcaccaCCGCCGGCAACGGCCCTCTCCCTGCTGGCTGGGAGCAGCGTCACACACCCGAAGGTCGTCCTTACTTTGTGGACCACAACACCCGTACCACCACATGGGTGGATCCGCGTCGACAGCAGATCCTCCGAATCATGGGCCCCAACGGCAGCAACCTCACCGTGCAGCCCCAGAGTGTGTCGCAACTCGGTCCGCTTCCCAGTGGCTGGGAGATGCGTCTCACCTCGACCGCCAGGGTCTACTTTGTGGATCACAACACCAAGACCACCACCTGGGACGATCCTCGACTGCCTTCGAGTCTCGACCAGAACGTGCCGCAGTACAAGCGTGACTTCCGTCGCAAGCTCATCTACTTCCGAAGTCAGCCTGCGTTGCGTCCGATCCCTGGTCAATGCCACATCAAGGTTCGTCGAACTCACATCTTCGAAGATTCGTACGCAGAGATTatgcggcagcagccaaacgaCCTTAAAAAGCGTCTCATGATCAAGTTTGACGGCGAAGATGGTCTCGACTACGGTGGTCTGTCGCGAGAGTTCTTCTTCCTGCTGTCTCACGAGATGTTCAACCCCTTCTACTGCCTCTTTGAGTACAGCGCGCACGATAACTACACCTTGCAGATCAACCCACACTCGGGCATCAACCCGGAGCACCTCAACTACTTCAAGTTTATTGGACGTGTGCTTGGTCTCGCCATCTTCCACCGACGTTTCCTGGACGCCTACTTTATCGTTTCGTTCTACAAGATGATTCTCAAGAAAAAGATCACGCTGAGCGATCTCGAGTCGGTGGATGCCGACTACCACCGCTCGCTGCAGTGGATGCTGGACAATAGCATCGAGGGAATCGTAGAAGAAACTTTTACGGCGGTCGAAGACAAGTTCGGCGAGATGGTCACggtcgagctcaagaagggCGGAGAGGAGGTCGAAGTGACGGACGAAAACAAGAAGGAGTACGTGGACCTGATGACCGAGTGGCGAATCTCGAAGCGTGTCGAAGAGCAGTTCAAGGCGTTCATCTCTGGGTTCACCGAGCTCATTCCGCAAGATCTGATCAATGTGTttgacgagcgcgagctggagctgctgatcgGTGGTATGTCCGAGATTGACGTGGACGACTGGAAAAAGTTTACCGACTATCGTGGCTTCACCGAGCAGGACCAGGTGGTTCAGTGGTTCTGGCAGTGCGTTCGTGCCTGGCCGACGGAGAAAAAGTCACGTCTGCTGCAGTTTGCTACTGGCACGTCGAGAATCCCGGTCAATGGCTTCAAGGATCTCCAAGGCTCGGATGGACCTcgacgattcacaattgaAAAATCGGGCGATGTCAACCAGCTTCCTAAATCGCACACCTGCTTCAACCGTATCGACCTTCCGCCATATCCTTCGTTCGAGACGCTGGAAAGCAAGCTtgcgctcgccatcgaggAAGGTATGGGTTTTGGAAACGAGTAG
- a CDS encoding uncharacterized protein (related to MZM1 protein required for assembly of the cytochrome bc1 complex): MSFTVAQRQRAIGLYKRLLRTSRKTFEGDSVAISAARDETRRRFKAAAQETDASKIDEGLKMGDEIISVLRQNVVQGKWRQERDAYELRMTKDTELGNNDSIKEARAKQIADLKAGKKPERKSCREMAAQYQAAAASPSSSMATSSSSAFNTVRAFSTSTRPTTSTIAAHACGFRSQRSGFASSASNASRDPSAMAQTPLPRPVPKFSSTTILADGSSIQISTTSPRRLTRLTRDPTNHPLWNPGQERKVGGDADDDSGRLGRFRRRFDGLDGASASGKPAEANKDAREVSFGQEDLDWMSVGGREARAGSPIAAKKAGKGKGRK, translated from the exons ATGAGCTTTACCGTTGCGCAGCGCCAGCGAGCCATCGGCCTGTACAAGCGTCTGCTTCGCACCTCGCGCAAGACGTTCGAAGGCGACTCTGTAGCAATCTCTGCAGCTAGAGACGAGACGCGTCGCCGCTTCAAAGCCGCAGCGCAGGAAACTGATGCttccaagatcgacgaagGACTCAAAATGGGCGACGAGATCATCTCGGTTCTTCGTCAGAACGTGGTGCAGGGCAAGTGGCGACAGGAACGCGACGCCTATG AACTCCGTATGACCAAAGACACCGAGCTGGGTAACAACGATAGCATCAAAGAGGCAAGAGCCAAGCAGATCGCCGACCTGAAAGCTGGCAAGAAGCCGGAACGCAAAAGTTGTCGTGAAATGGCCGCGCAGTAtcaggcagcagcggccTCTCCCTCTTCGTCCATGGCAACGTCCTCTTCTTCAGCATTCAACACAGTCCGTGCCTTCTCCACCTCTACCCGAcccaccacctcgaccatTGCAGCGCATGCGTGCGGCTTCCGATCGCAGCGCAGCGGCTTTGCTTCATCCGCCAGCAACGCATCTCGCGATCCTTCAGCGATGGCCCAAACTCCTTTGCCGCGACCCGTACCCAAGTTCTCGTCTACAACGATCCTCGCCGACGGATCTTCGATCCAGATCTCCACCACTTCGCCACGACGATTGACGAGGTTGACGCGAGACCCAACCAATCATCCGCTGTGGAACCCGGGTCAAGAACGTAAGGTTGGAGGTGATGCAGATGATGACAGTGGTCGTCTCGGAAGATTCAGGAGGAGGTTCGACGGGCTGGATGGTGCAAGTGCCAGTGGTAAGCCCGCAGAGGCGAACAAGGACGCGCGAGAGGTCAGCTTCGGTCAAGAGGATCTGGACTGGATGAGTGTCGGTGGTAGGGAGGCTCGTGCTGGTTCACCAATTGCGGCCAAGAAAGCTGGTAAGGGCAAAGGTCGCAAATGA
- a CDS encoding putative het-c2 protein — protein sequence MTTTYFEQCKRSFADVPTEGGVDTVTFLEACEGLVKLFDLLGNSAFKVVQNDMNGNIAKVNNRLNATGAEKSGTLEKLVQNEGPGGSSKRPATEGLMWLLRGLDFTAQAMRNSVDNKNEELATSFTNAYSTTLRPHHGMLIRPVFALAMKACPYRKDFYAKLGEPQAKVDEELEKWLAALEKIVAHMKSFYASGKYDKGF from the exons ATGACTACCACATACTTTGAGCAGTGCAAGCGT TCGTTCGCAGATGTCCCCACGGAGGGAGGTGTTGATACAGTCACATTCTTGGAAGCCTGCGAGGGCCTTGTGAAGCTGTTCGACTTGCTGGGCAACTCGGCATTCAAGGTGGTGCAGAACGATATGAACGGGAACATCGCA AAAGTCAATAATCGCCTCAATGCAACTGGCGCCGAAAAGTCCGGCACGCTGGAAAAGCTCGTTCAGAACGAGGGACCTGGAggcagctcgaagcgacCCGCTACCGAGGGACTCATGTGGCTGTTGCGTGGTCTCGATTTTACCGCTCAGGCTATGCGCAACTCGGTGGATAACAAGAACGAGGAGCTTGCGACCAGTTTCACCAACGCTTACAGCACCACGCTGCGCCCACACCACGGCATGCTCATCCGACCAGTATTTGCGCTCGCCATGAAAGCTTGTCCTTATCGAAAAGACTTTTACGCTAAGCTTGGCGAACCACAGGCGAAAGTGGATGAGGAGCTGGAAAAGTGGTTGGCAGCACTCGAGAAGATTGTGGCTCACATGAAGAGCTTCTATGC CTCGGGCAAGTACGACAAGGGCTTCTAA
- a CDS encoding uncharacterized protein (related to NADH:ubiquinone oxidoreductase 14 kda): protein MSVAASVLGYAGLGFLTRCYALGLQKRNIFENLGGHAMLMTAFGALGYYVHGLEGRQLELIAHKKEQILKNRERLAAGAGSQSHDQE, encoded by the exons ATGTCGGTAGCAGCAAGCGTTCTTGGCTACGCTGGTCTCGGATTCCTGACACGATGCTATGCGCTGGGATTGCAGAAGCGAAACATCTTCGAGA ATCTTGGAGGCCACGCAATGCTCATGACGGCCTTTGGTGCGCTCGGATACTACGTTCACGGTCTTGAGGGGCGCCAGTTGGAGTTGATCGCACATAAGAAGGAGCAAATCCTCAAGAACCGCGAACGCCTGGCGGCAGGTGCTGGTTCGCAATCGCACGACCAAGAGTAG
- a CDS encoding TFIIH/NER complex subunit TFB3 (related to TFB3 - TFIIH subunit (transcription/repair factor)) has protein sequence MSAMLRTGTSSSRSSTSSVPNRPGGASRPAAPAASGPQAIFDKSRRIQEFSSSDDKCPQCKTDRYLNPRLRLLVSPCYHKMCESCIDRIFSLGPSPCPECGKKVSKNQFTAQTFEDLGVEREVAVRRMVSKLFNRRQEDFVDLKAYNDYLEEVEEITFNRIHEIDLPRTNAKLEQYQAAHRSAIASSANISQQESDRQARVDEEEKQAKKARAERLRKQEEAEREEREKDRLEMMRELEKGADPDEVLQKQRKRRQEREERQRLLDLETARREKEAAQSSANGGGGGADAVDRRPWSLDMILDFEGPLAYLDDASALFQVRKAPTALGGLEGVKGTAGYEDPWLTPAWVTKEQVARYRAGGFDWERQVWTRGIRAACEGIGTAPLASDAVEHTLPSMEVDA, from the coding sequence ATGTCGGCCATGCTAAGGACTGGGACTTCTTCGAGTCGTTCCTCGACGTCAAGCGTCCCGAATCGACCGGGAGGTGCGTCTCGACCAGCCGCGCCTGCAGCATCTGGTCCGCAAGCCATCTTTGACAAGTCACGTCGTATCCAAGAGTTTTCATCTTCGGATGACAAGTGCCCGCAATGTAAGACGGACCGCTATCTCAACCCACGATTACGCCTGCTGGTCAGTCCATGCTATCACAAGATGTGCGAATCATGTATCGATCGCATCTTCTCGCTCGGGCCCTCTCCTTGTCCAGAGTGTGGCAAAAAGGTGTCCAAGAATCAATTCACTGCCCAGACGTTTGAAGATCTCGGAGTGGAACGCGAAGTGGCTGTTAGGAGGATGGTAAGCAAACTGTTCAATCGTCGTCAAGAAGACTTTGTCGATCTCAAAGCGTACAACGACTACTTAGAAGAGGTCGAAGAGATCACTTTCAACCGGATCCACGAGATTGATCTACCGCGCACCAATGCCAAGCTAGAGCAGTACCAAGCAGCACACCGCTCTGCCATCGCCAGCTCTGCGAACATATCACAACAAGAGTCGGATCGACAAGCACGTGTtgatgaggaggagaagcagGCAAAGAAGGCGCGTGCCGAACGTTTACGCAAGCAGGAAGAGGCGGAGAGAGAGGAGCGCGAGAAGGATCGACTCGAGATGATGCGTGAACTCGAGAAAGGCGCTGATCCAgacgaggtgctgcagaagcagcgcaaaCGACGCCAAGAACGCGAAGAGCGCCAAAGACTGCTGGACCTTGAGACGGCACGACGTGAAAAGGAAGCGGCACAATCTTCCGCGAAtggaggtggtggcggAGCCGATGCTGTGGATCGAAGACCGTGGAGTCTGGACATGATCCTCGACTTTGAAGGGCCTTTGGCCTACTTGGACGATGCTAGTGCGCTGTTCCAGGTACGTAAAGCACCAACAGCACTGGGCGGTCTTGAGGGCGTAAAGGGCACAGCGGGCTACGAAGATCCGTGGCTCACACCAGCATGGGTCACCAAGGAGCAGGTTGCACGCTATCGTGCGGGCGGGTTTGACTGGGAGCGCCAAGTGTGGACGCGCGGCATCCGCGCCGCTTGTGAAGGCATCGGCACAGCACCTCTTGCGTCCGATGCGGTCGAACATACTCTTCCGAGCATGGAAGTGGACGCTTAA